One Glycine max cultivar Williams 82 chromosome 8, Glycine_max_v4.0, whole genome shotgun sequence genomic window, AGAGATTGAGATTATAGCGAAGACGAAGTATATTGAGCAGGTTCTAAAGCCATGGTTCTACCTGCTTTATGTCTCTTAGCAATGGAGGTACCAAGCTCCGCAGATCAAGAACGAAACACAGCTGAACCATTTCGCTTCTACTACAATCTCTCTCTGGTTTGGCGCGAAATGTAACCGAGAGCCAGCTTTAGTTTTGAGATTTAAACTTGAAGGCCCACCTCGATGTTCTGTATATATAGTAGTACAGTTTTGGTAGCGTGTTTTTCACGTGCAGCCCCAGGGTTTTAcacatttttagtttaaataacaattataataatatataattttcatgttcaaacagtatttaatataaatttatactttacaatataagttaaaacaaaaattaaatacatgtaTCTGTTACACTAAAAAAAGTTTACtaacataaagaaatatttataatatttgcaACTTATCatcatattcatattttaaaagtagaaaaatcaacttaattatattaaagttctatataacaacaaaaatcaaataggaTCCTTAGATTAACACtttcttaattcattttaaaaaaaataaaaatagactaTTTACCAATAGTGCAAAGCAATTGTATATTGTTATTCAATAATAAATCATCATATTGAAagtctattaatttttataataaatacattaaaaatatataaataatgatttCTATTAgactcaaattattattattaagaactGAATTGTTCAGTTTAaatattaagaattatttttacaGTTTGAGAGAAAAATTGAACTGAACTTTGGTTATTGTTAGTATTTCATGTAATTAATCTAAAACATAAGGAGTGTCACTCTAATTTGTTTTAAAGATTAATAGGGAACTCGGGGGCACTAGCCTTGAGATGGGGTCCATCATGGCATGATCCCCACTACGCAACTGGCAAGATGCTTTCATCACCATGAGTCCATGAAGGAATATATATACAGGATCATTCTACAACAAACAAACCATTGGTCCGTCGGAACCACACAAAGGACAAACTTCTACATCCACAATCTTCATGGCTAATATTAGTTAAAAGAATATGCACCAAAATCAAAAGCAAAAACAACACTATAGCACCCAAAGCTAGAAGTTTATGACAAAGTTCGAAGGCCACTCATTAATGTATGCAAGGGTGTGACCCCCGACTTAACGCAATCAACATGACACCACCCCTTATTGGCTGGGTCGCAAACTTGCACCCATAGGCTAAGGGCCGGGCCGGTATGCCCTCCCATTAACGTGTCAACAGCAGCCACCACATCCCCCATAAGCTTGACTAATCACTGCTCAACAAGGATAAAGGGAAATATTATTTGTAATCGTATTTTTtatgctaaaaaaatataatttgtggaATGGAAAAGATACAATATTGTTGGAGAAATTCTTTGGTACCTTTGGAAGTTTAATAGTTTTAATATACTGTTATTGAATATTTCTGTTTCTCTCTTTCTTGATGATGTCCCTAAACTCATTTGACTATTgacttaaaaaataatcctaCCAAAACTCTTAAATTTCTCTATGTAATGCTAGCAACTCTAATGTTAGATATTATAACAAGCTAAAAATGCCTAGGGTATATTCATTGTTTTGGGTACATAAAAGTTTAAGatgaagatggattttctctattttatggTCCAAATAAACTATACAATtcagttaattaatatttaggGAATTATAGGTGATTTGTCCAAAAAGATACTTGGAATTGAATTCAAATCATGTAGTAGTTGCTAACTTGTTGTGAGTAGAAAGTTAACCATGTGAGCCCAGGCTTGTTgctttaatgttaaattttaatagaaattacttttaagaaatgtattaaaaaaatttattgttgtatATATACTAAATGTGTGTTCGGAGACACATTAATTATAAATGTGAAAAACTACCTCAATATGCTAAAAAATCGTGAAAGTTATACCAAACAAGAAATCACGTCACAAATTAAATGTGTAATCAAACACTATAATTTTGTAAGGAATTTAACAAGTGgttcaataatttatttcagCGGACAAGGAGATAATTTATTAATCTATGTCATTATCGTTATTTTTGTCAACTTaagaaataatgttttaaaCCTAAATAGAATTGGTGGAAAATTCTTAGGTTCTTCTTTAATAAGAACAACTCATTAATTATGCATTCTGAATGCAAGAAATCATAAAGAGTAAGAAATAGGAGTATGtcatctaagttttttttttggggggataAATCCTGTCATCTAAGAATTTGTAGAATTGGTTTTAGGTTGtactttaattttcattttttgtcagCGTACGTGAATCTGCGCAAACTAAACGTGATAAGTTTTATAATAATCTTATAACTGATATTAGGAACgtgaaaaatactattttaagccaaacaaaacaaaacaaaaaaatatctctGGAAAAAAAGTGCAGTCAGTGTTCAACTCAAATGCGACTTTTAATTTGCATAAAATAACACATGAAAAATTGCAATAAATTTGTTTTACCAATAACACCATCCTATATATCAACTATGAATCCAATTGACTTAATATTGATATATAACTAACTAGATTTGAAAAATGACCTCAATATCCCATGATTAAATTATTTCGCTTCTGGGAAGAAGGTGAGTGCCATCAGCCTAACGGCAGAtctaaagaaagaagaaaatgcagAATGCTAATTAGTAATTTACATATTACCATAGCaaggatattaattaattaaaagtgttttttttatggaaaagtgCAACATTTAAAAGGTATTATCttgtatctttcttttcttgttcctAATCTTGGCACTCCTTGATTACAGGCTATCTACTGTAAAAGGTCATGATCTTTGTTGGAAACCCAGAAAATAGTTTCAAAGCGATCTCATGATTGAAGTTAGcagtttgttttgaatttagAAAAGTCGCCTAAATCTGCAATTTATACGTATCTATCTTGTAACTTAATCCAAACACCAAAACTAAAGACACAAAATAACACGCAATCAACACATGGAACCTACATCAACCACATACAAATTTAGATGAATTGTTGCCACACTAGTTTCTTTGTAAAATTGAAATACGTACAGAGGATGCACCTTGTAAAATTAACCAGCGAggcatgaaaatattttctgactCCCAAACCTGTCGAGTTGCTTCGAATCGGGTGAGTCATGAGCGACACAGGTTCTTTGTTGATGATGAGGCGAAGAGAATTCTCTAACAGAATTATATCGCATATAACCAATGTTTTCtgtatcatcatcatcatcaaccaCTTTTTGCGTTGACGTTGAAGGCTCCTGCATGTAATTAATATAGCCATGGCCATGATGATGAGTACTTGGAGGGTAGAACTCAGCCACGTTCATGTCCCCTGAAGAAAGGCACTGGTATTGCCTGCGAGTCTTGCGTTTCTTAATTGCTTTGTAAACCAGAGGCAAAAAACCCTCCATATCTATGCTAGCTTCTTGTCTTGGTTCCTTTGTGAGAGAATAATAATTGGCCAAAAGGGTATAgagagaaaaacagaaaatggaGAATTAGCAATTggtattctatatatatatgctgGCCTAGCTTGATGGGTTAGGTAGGTTTcggttttaattcaaatatccaTGCTGGCCTTGATGATCGAGTTTTGATTCGACGGGCATGCAATGCAAGACCAACGCATGCCAATAGAACTATCCAAATGCTGTTCGAGGATCGGAGAGTATTGCCTATTTTAATTTAGAGTAGTGCACAGCCAAGaaaacacaattttaatttattcctcCCAACCAACCACTATCCGCAAAAACCTCCACAGGTTGTGATCTCGACTAATTCTTCTTCAAGCCTTACAAATATAAACTCCCCATATATGGCCACCAAGGTAAGGACCATCTATGACATGTATCAATATAGATATCTCATGTGTATTATCTTATGGTACAAGtattatcatgttttttttttaaaagtatttttgtcCTAAGTACATtattatattctaaaaaattgTCCCTAAACACTTGACCATACTTTATGaagaaaacatataaaaaaatgggaAAATTAAAACCTCTCGACTATTTTTGTTGTGTggtttgtaaaatatttatttaaaaaattttgaatacaaaattgattgctgattagtgtgaaattatttaaatctaATCTAGAGTTTTTAGACAATATCATATAGAGAAACATTAGGAATACACTaacatcttttttattattttattgattaaaatttattgaaaatcataaaatcatattagtcttatatttaatgtatatctttcttttatgattttataatttttaataaatttaaatcaataaaaaaagtgtgTATAACATTCTTCCGAACTTAAAAACACTATCTGATCCATTCACAACCTCATACATgttgattaattaatatatgcATATTGTTATTTTAGCTTAACTAATAGTCTTGAGTTTAACTTAAACATATAAAACTTTTATgcctataataattttatttaactcaaTAAGATTATCTTATATTTAGAGAATACTTGTAGCCTACAACCCTatacccaaaaaaatatttttaaaaatgatttttaaaaaaaaaatagaagtgaaTCAATCATGTCTTAACTTTCTTTAAATTTCTCATCGGTgatatttaatcatttattttataatcaaattaaatttaactacCTTCTGTATTGATATGTACCATTTCCAAACAATTAATGACTTGAAAAACTATTTCGTTTCGAAGGCTACGAAACAACGTTTCAAAGGCTACCGTCTCAATAGATTAGAAAGTATCTTGACTCTTTCCTAATTAAGATGCAAGGTCTTCCTTGCATTATTTATTTCAGAGTTATAGAAAGGACTTTGACCCCTTCCCAAGAAGCAAGAGATATATACTACGTCCTATGTTGCAAAACATTAATGacttattgtattttattttttaaatttactctTTATAAGTTAATTTAGCATATTTGAtctcaaactttaaaaaaacttgtaaattttattttctttctttgagcTTATGTGACTGAAAGtaaaatttgcaaaataaaattggGAGTAAAAGATACTAAATTACATACCAGAAGGAGAGCACCCAAAAACAAGTGAGATCCGGTCCCAGCAAAAAACTTGGTCgaaaatgatgaaataaataattccGCATAAACAGCCTACAAAACGAACTCAAAGCAGCAAGAATCATGGATCTTAAGGTATACAAGAAATGTATGCAGGAAGAATCATGCTTTTATTGAATTTGTCCAATACTACCTCTTTATAAAAAGTGAAAATCTTAGTTTAAGTTTTTCATAGGGGAGTTCCTATTGTCACTAccagaaattataaaaaaataacttaaataaagaagaaagactaaaatatattaaaattaaaaaacaaatcaagatttatattaaaatctaACAAACCATATATAAAACTTAACCAATTAAGCATAATATAAACATAATTcagaaaaaaagtataatataaaCATCCAATAAAACTGTAataattttctcaaaattaattcaagaataaTAGTCCCTTGCCTGTATTATTTAGAAGTTTATCGTGGTCTTTATAGTATGATTTATATCAACGTTTTCTGTTACTTTTCTAACATTGAAAGTAAGATGAAAGAAGCATCAAATTTATTTACAGAAAGAACAGACTCCAAGGTGAGTGAGTGAGAGATCTCAGAGAGCAGTTACATAATTTACACGTGGTAGCGGTGCCACAATCAGCTTCCACTTTTCAAGAACTCTAGTTTGCTGTCACGTTCTTCTGCTTCTCGCCTTTGTTCACTCTTCCTACTCCTCTTCTCTATCACCGACTTTTTGTTCCAGCGGAAACCTAACAAACATGGTAAATCTCTCACTTTTCTTTCGTAGCCAAGTTAGTTTCAACTGTTGCATTACCATTTTTGGAAATTAATACCAAATTTTGTTACTCTACTCCTACAGTCGTATAGTTTACCAAAAATTATGTTGTCATtctcaataaataaatgaatttaattcaATGCAGTTTTACTGCTTATTTCTCACCCCTTTATATATTTTACGAAAAAATACAATGCTTTTTTACCCCTCACAAATGTACAACAGGTGAGAACCGTTAAAAGAATATCGAAAATATTCTGCCAGAAAATGCAGGTTAGTTCCTGATTGCTTATGACTTATGAATGACGATTGCAAGAACTTATTTGGAAATACTTCCTCATAAATTTATagttatagaagaaaaaaatgaaataagtcgGGATCGTATCCCAGACATTGCTCGGTCAATCTTCAGGCACCAagtgttgtgacttgtgagcatttctttaatttataatttgctattttcattatgtcTGTTCTTTTGTTTTGCAATCAATCAGGGAAGTAAAAACTAACGTCAATTATCAGACAAGAAATGTTATGTTTCCAGCCTAGGATGTTTCTTTGGACTACTTGATGCCAACTTCCTCGAGGATAAACAGGTAATTTTGTTGACTTGTGACTTGTGAGCTTGTTGTGACTATGATGCTTGGTGTGGTGAGGTGACTAATTCTGTTCCTCTTAGATTGGAGAGATTGCCGAGGGTGAAAATGAATTCAATATTCCAATCATAAGAGCTAATCGAAAACTTGTAGCTTCTAAGAATGGGTGGCTGGATTATCCCTCTCCTTTAGTCTTCAATGCTGATTGGAACTTTCAACCAActcattttgaaaaaaaaaagcttcaacTATCCTTCCATCTCTGGGATACAGAGACCTGAATCTGAAGAAGATATTGCCTTTATGAGTGTAAGTGATCCATCATGAATGGCCTTGATTATACTACTATCTCATATAAACATTTTAGTATGTGTTACTATTTCACGAAtggctttttttttctctcatgtttCAAATCAGGTTCTTGAGTTTGCAGAActcatcaaaaacaaattactTCTCTGGAGCTTACACAAATATTCTTGCGGAGACTGAAAAAGTAGTACTAGTATTGGAATGCTAATTTGCTAGCAATTGTAGTAACATGTATTGTGTTGTGTTTTTTGTGACTTGAATTCATGTATTTGAAACATATCTTCCCGATTAACTATGTAATGTGGAATGAACATCAGGTACAACCCTACTATTGAAGCCATAGCCACTTATACTGGCACACGAGCAAGCAAAAGAAACAGATAAGTTGCTTAACCGTGGAGTCTATCTGGGTAGTTATTTTTCTCCAAGCATTTGAACATTCAGAAgtgatttgtttttattttatttaccttccACTTGATACTTTTAGTTTTAGAATGATCAATAAGTCAATATGGACaaacaaactattttgaaaCCTTAACCACCCTACCATCATCCGTGTAAGATTCCTATACATCCTGAACAATATATATCagcaaaaataacttttaaaggATAGAACGCCTTTTATTAATGATTACAGAATTAACAAGAATTTAGGTCTTTCTATCGCATACCTTGTAATAGACTTCATTCTGTTTAAACAGAGCTGTATTATTAAGATTAGAAAGTTGTCACCTTCTACTTTCTTTCAGGATGATCTTTATAATCTGTGagtattttaaattgaatattgGTCTTTATTGAAGGGCCTCTTCATGGGATTCCTTATGGATTGAAGGACATAATATCAGTGCCCAAATACAAAATGACTTCGGGATCAAAATCATTCAAAAATCAAGTTATTGACATGGAAGCTTGGGTCTATAAAAGGTAATATCTATGACAAATGTAAATCTACCAGAAATTGTGTTTTTGGCTACCATTTTGTGTACAGTTGATGATATAGTTTAACACAGGTTGAAGTCCGCTGGGGCAGTTCTTGTTGCAAAGCTTGTTTCTGGATCATTGGCATATGATGATATCTGGTTTGGTGGCAGAACTAGGAATCCATGGAATATTGAGGAATTTTCTACTGGGTCATCTGCTGGACCTGCAGCAAGCACCTCAGCAGGTAGTACTTTTTAGAGGTTATCTTCTATTAATGCCTGCACTTATTTTTGTCTATCTTTGTctcctttttatctttatagGTCCTTTCCATTGTAtggtttattttatcaattattgtacacacacacaaaaaaaaaagaatatgcttaaaattttagttttctttatatAAGTGAGTCATATGTGTTATTCCGCtatgtgtttttatttattgtattacAGGTATGGTTCCATTTGCATTTGGTACAGAAACAGCTGGATCCATAACTTTTCCAGCAACTCGATGTGGAGTGACAGCATTGCACCCAAATTTTGGTACTATTGGTCGAAGTGGTGTAATGAGCAGAAAGCTGGGTAAAACTCAAATTATCCCTTGTTATTTGTAGGATGCTGTGAATGTTAAACTTACATGTAATCTTTCTACTAGGATAAGATTGGCCCTTTCTGTAGATCTGCAACTGATTGTGCTATTATTCTCGATATTGTTGGTGGAAAAGATCTTGATGATCCCTCATCAAAACATAGCTCCCTTGATGATCGATTCCTGGTTGACATTACAAAGTTGACTGTTGGATATCTTGATGATGCTGAAATGGAGGTTAGTCATTCAAGTAATTTCactaagcaaaaattattgGTGGACACTAATAACCTATTTGACAATTGGCAACTagtgagagaaataaaaaagcaaGTGTAAGGATGATAAGTGATATGATGTAATAGTAAAAGAGGGATTGAGGAAAATCATAGACATTTATTTGCATTTCTTGAATGTTGTTAGGACAAGACATGAGACTTGAACTTCTTTTGATGTGTCAACTGAGGTTGTTCATGTTCTTGAATCAAAAGGCGTGTCAAGATGGTCCCTTACAAACTGAATTACACAGTTGATTCTGTTCAAGGTATCTTAAATTTCACAATGGATGTTGACATGCTGGCCCACTTTGATGAGTGGCAACGCTCAGGCGAGGATAATGTGTATGAAGCTCAAGATCAGTGGCCCACTGAACTGCGCCGTGCTGGCTTAATTCCAGCCGTGGACTATATACAGGTTAATCATTTATTTGGTTCCcttaaataattgaattaaaatacaacacatcttttaatttaaatcaatgatttgatgtcattctattattttcaaatattgtaTGCAGGCACAAAGAGCACGGGGAAAGCTCATAAAGGAAATAAGAGAGTCGTTTAGCGTGGATGCATTCATTGGCAGTGCAACTGACTGGGAGAAAGTTTGCCTAGGAAATCTTGTTGGTTTACCTGTGATAGTAGTACCAACAGGACTTAAAAACATCTCTGATCCACCACCTGATGGAACTAGAAGAACTACCATCACCACGGGCATTTATGCTCCCCCTAACTGTGATCACATTGTATGTTTGTTGTCTTCTAGATTTTTTTACTAGCAAAAGCTAAGACTTGATTATGAATTTGTCATGTTATACCTAGCCTTTATTTGCAGGCTCCGGAGTTGGCAATGACTTACCAAGAGGTTACCAATCACCATAAACAGCGCCCACCTATCAAAGATCTGGGGCCAAATGATAAGTTTCCTGATCCAGTTACTGCTACTTACCCTCCCAGGGTTTTGGGCTTGGGTCCTTAAGCAACTTTATTAGAACGGCGTCAGCATGTATGAATGTAATCATTTTCACATGGAGTTCAAAAAAGGTAGGGTAGAGGTCATCGAGTTATaggaaataaactatttttgcaAACAATAACATACACATTTACTCGATATAATACACATGTTAAACAAATTAATGAGCGTTGTTAGGGACTCCTTTTTGATGCTGAGATTTGGGTTGTCTTGAATGAATTTCAAATAGCTCTTGCTTGTGGTTTTCTTTGATATCACAGTTGAGTTGGATTCCTCGACCATTTGTTAACCTTGTCTCGTAATGCTGTTGTCAAGAGTTAGTGCATCACATTAGGAGCATGTCTAGGCTGCTTTCTAGTTTCGCCATCTGTCATGTGTTTAGGGAAAGGAATAGGATTGGTGCTACTGACCTCCTCGCTAAACATGCCTTGTCTCAATGAAAGTGATAACAACTCTTAAATACTCTCATTTCAAAATGCCCCTGCTAAAAAATAATCTCAAAAAGTACCCTCCTTCAAGATGgttattattctaatttatagaTAGAAAGATGATTATtgaaaattactctttttttaatcatattgacatccttacttcttctttaatttttaagaacatctcgggtttcattcttccTAACTTTTGCTAAatcggggaagacccaggattcactcttaaaaaaaatttaaaactagtaTTTTAGTTTGAGCATTCcacatgataaataaatatttactttgatataattaataattttttaacacataaattatattttgatttatgatAAATACTTTGTATTTTGATatacattgtttttaattatatgatggttttttaaaaaaatattaaagtttaatttagaaataaagctaAAAAGATAGATCAAACGAGATAagttgttaagaaaataaaatatagatgtaAAGATAAATATAGAGTGATTTGAGACAGTcgagaaagattgtttaaaaaGTAGTTGGAAaactaaattgaaattaaaattaaaattaaaaagtatatttgaaagaataaaaattaaatattcaatatatGAGATTAAGATAAAACGTTTGTCTCGGCAAAAATAACAACTTCTAAAAACacttatctttaaaaaaaactcttaaaaataCTCTCATggaaaaatggttttttaaaaacacaattgtttaagattgttattttaatttatataaataaatttttatggaataaaatcaaaattttgaaattttttatcaacacaaatatattttatcttcaaaataatattatgtagGCTTAATAAAGTCTTGGGTCATTTTTCTATCATATTAAATAACAAAGcagcagtaaaaaaataaatataacgaAGCCAACATATTTTatctagaaaaattaaattatatagtctTAATAAATGCTTTTGACATTTtcctaatatattaaatataacaaaGTTAAGGCATTTAATGTGGATacgtaataaaaacatttaatgtaaactttttaaaatttcacaatGGTGAATTCTCTTGATTCTCTTATGTAAAACTCCAACATTTTGCTACTTATGACAATAATTTATtggtttaattacttttttatcctactcttatataatcattttaattttttaacttaatcgATGTCCTAAGATTACTAACAAGatccataaattattaatttgctaCGTGGGCTATGTGTTCTCATGAGTTATGCCAAGAAAAGTGTCCAAAACAAAGATGATGCTACCTTTGCTGATAAACACATGGGAAGATAATTGCACAtgctctattttaatttatagatagAAAGGTGATCATTGACGGttactgttaaaaaaaatattaaaatcagtATATTTTAGTCTGTGTAATTCAAAAGacaaatttacttttattatataattaaaatttataataaataattattttttaatttataaataatattacaattaaaattcataatgaataaaaaaatttaaaaatattgtagatttataataaatactttgtttttttataaaat contains:
- the LOC100778402 gene encoding uncharacterized protein translates to MEGFLPLVYKAIKKRKTRRQYQCLSSGDMNVAEFYPPSTHHHGHGYINYMQEPSTSTQKVVDDDDDTENIGYMRYNSVREFSSPHHQQRTCVAHDSPDSKQLDRFGSQKIFSCLAG
- the LOC100794700 gene encoding LOW QUALITY PROTEIN: putative amidase AmiD (The sequence of the model RefSeq protein was modified relative to this genomic sequence to represent the inferred CDS: inserted 5 bases in 3 codons; deleted 3 bases in 2 codons) yields the protein NKSGSYPRHCSVNLQAPSVVTYKKCYVSSLGCFFGLLDANFLEDKQIGEIAEGENEFNIPIIRANRKLVASKNGWLDYPSPLVFNADWNFQPTHFEKKKFNYPSISGIQRPESEEDIAFMSVLEFAELIKXQITSLELTQIFLRRLKKYNPTIEAIATYTXAHEQAKETDKLLNRGVYLGPLHGIPYGLKDIISVPKYKMTSGSKSFKNQVIDMEAWVYKRLKSAGAVLVAKLVSGSLAYDDIWFGGRTRNPWNIEEFSTGSSAGPAASTSAGMVPFAFGTETAGSITFPATRCGVTALHPNFGTIGRSGVMSXESWDKIGPFCRSATDCAIILDIVGGKDLDDPSSKHSSLDDRFLVDITKLTVGYLDDAEMEVVHVLESKGVSMVPYKLNYTVDSVQGILNFTMDVDMLAHFDEWQRSGEDNVYEAQDQWPTELRRAGLIPAVDYIQAQRARGKLIKEIRESFSVDAFIGSATDWEKVCLGNLVGLPVIVVPTGLKNISDPPPDGTRRTTITTGIYAPPNCDHIAPELAMTYQEVTNHHKQRPPIKDLGPNDKFPDPVTATYPPRVLGLGP